CTAAACTAGATGTTTTTATAGAAAATTGGACGGCACATGGTAGTGATTTACAATCAGGCTATCTTATAAAATATAACCGATTCATCGTTTTTGGTTTAAATCAAAAAATAAATGCGGCTACAGGATGTTCTATAGATGCGTCAGTACGTTTTATTCAACAATTAGAAAAAGAGTATGGTGTTGATTTAATGGATAAAATGAACGTGTCTTACAAACAAGGCAACTTTGTGGCATATAAAACACTTTTAGATTTTAAACAAATGGCAAAAGATAAAGCGGTTTCTAAAAATACGATTGTTTTCAATAATTTAGTTACTACTATTGCGGAGTTTAATGAGAATTGGGAAGTACCAGCAAGTGAGAGCTGGCATAGTAGGTTTATTAAATAGGTTATAAAAATCTTCTAAAATATTATAATCTAGAAAAGCTTTCATATTTCAAATAGAATATTCAATTTTACAGCTTGCAAAAAGTAATAATTAATTATGGCTAATGAGATTTTTTTACTAAATATATCAGGACAAGATAAACCAGGATTGACCTCTGGCTTAACAAGTGTTTTAACCGAATATGGTGCTAAAGTTTTAGATATTGGTCAAGCAAACATACACAATACATTATCTTTAGGTATATTATTTGAAATTCAATCCGGAGCGAATTCCGCATCGGTATTAAAGGATTTGCTTTTT
The genomic region above belongs to Mariniflexile litorale and contains:
- a CDS encoding ABC transporter ATPase; protein product: MLVDFNTLPEESRVWIYQANRSFSEQELEEIQTKLDVFIENWTAHGSDLQSGYLIKYNRFIVFGLNQKINAATGCSIDASVRFIQQLEKEYGVDLMDKMNVSYKQGNFVAYKTLLDFKQMAKDKAVSKNTIVFNNLVTTIAEFNENWEVPASESWHSRFIK